A single window of Colletes latitarsis isolate SP2378_abdomen chromosome 11, iyColLati1, whole genome shotgun sequence DNA harbors:
- the LOC143348306 gene encoding WD repeat-containing protein on Y chromosome translates to MENIEIIDEVDPRLYEFNEPDSTNTENEVSSTFLYGKSLKPPILGSSYRVPDIPKKCIEPTILDTSLPYIPVYTHLKIYDIKPVERPNTPPTLSELRSKILDDNESCLSSKASPLTGRTSKQRSSITTKSRESERVLKTE, encoded by the exons ATGGAAAATATAGAAATAATCGATGAAGTGGATCCGCGGTTGTACGAGTTCAACGAGCCGGACTCGACTAATACCGAAAACGAAGTATCGTCGACGTTTCTTTATGGAAAGAGTTTGAAACCACCGATACTGGGTAGTTCCTATCGAGTTCCCGATATACCGAAAAAGTGTATTGAACCGACGATTCTGGATACATCGTTGCCTTAC ATTCCGGTCTATacgcatttaaaaatatatgataTAAAACCCGTCGAAAGGCCTAATACTCCACCTACGCTGTCCGAGTTACGATCGAAAATCCT AGACGATAATGAATCCTGTTTGTCTTCCAAAGCGTCGCCATTAACAGGACGAACCAGTAAACAACGTAGTTCCATTACGACGAAATCACGCGAAAGTGAGAGAGTTTTAAAAACAGAATGA